The Nicotiana tomentosiformis chromosome 9, ASM39032v3, whole genome shotgun sequence genome contains the following window.
CATCTACCCACGATCATTAGGTCCTAGGTCCGAGTCATACTGAAGGGGAAGTGTGAAAACACTATAGATAATCTTAAATTGGGAgagatatttttaaaaaaaaaattatatatatatggtcCACCTTTCACTTTACCAACCATAACTCAATGTTTTGTGAAAACAAGAAATAAGGACCATTTTCGATCCCCATTCTATGAAAGCTGTGGGCTTAGACTAAATCCTTGTAGGTGTACCCTAACCCTACAAAGAAAACACACAACACAGAGATTTATCTCGAACTTCACATCTTTTGTACATTTGTCATATTAGGAAAAACATTTCACTGATACTATGTCCCATAGTTTTTGTCAGCTCTCATTAAATTATATATTCATGGAATTTTATCGTCCTTCCACTGCAAATCCATAAGCTGTCATAATACATGATccaaaaagaaaacaagaaaaaatTATAAGTGCGAAACTAAAATAACACGTTATAGCCATTCTTGAAGAATATTAGGTTAAGATTGCATTTTACCCCACCTCCTTATGAGTTTCaacattttttttccttttataatTGATCACCTaattattttcaaaatgttaTGACTAGGTTCTCGTTACataatttttcagtttttttctaCGTACATGTCGCGTATGAATAAAATCTCacataaaaagtaaaaaaataaaaataaattgctTATAAGGAGTTGAATACTTTTAATGGTGTGCGACTTTTGAAAAAAACGTGAGGGCTTGGAATGTATTTGGTAtaacgaaaaatattttccgtggaaaatattttccaacaaaatatttttttggaaaacaagtagtaatcttactcattttccggtgtttggtacgcaaattaaggaaaataacttctcatGAGTATTCATAAattataatttagatacaataaatatGAAACCATAAGCTTTCGAATCAACAACCTTCCGatcccacaaatttcataaacttcttaACCGCTAAACTTTCAAACCCGGAAactctataatttctaaaccctcaaacttccaaacacataaacctctgaactcataactttgtAACTCGTAAAACTTCGAACttgtaaactgaaaaataaaaaatcagaaatgaaaatataaaaaaattatttcccGTCATAATAAACACACCCTTGGAGCAAAACGGACAATCACATCATGTTAGGTGTATCATTTAGCTGTTTTAGCCCAACAACTGATATTAGAGCCAATGGTTTGGTGGGACTATGAAGATGACGGAATATGGCATGGGGGCTCGGCTTAATGCCTTTGTCCGTGTATGAGATTTATGACCTTTACCCGTAGCTTTGAAGACGCATAGACAACCTTTGGACTTTGGTGACCGTAAATACTCAAGCTAACATGGGTGATATACAATTAATCTCCAATTTAGCCTATAAATTATGATGGATCATGTGGCACTTAGTTCAAATAAGAGATTGTTAAGTGTGTATGAAAAAAGTCGCGCatgaaaagtagaaaagaaaaagaagttacTTATACGAAATTGAATACTCTTAATGGAATATAGAAACTTTTGCTATAACGCATTTTCCTCTTTAGTGGCCTtacgcaacaacaacaacaacaacaacaatccagcaTAATCTCAATAGTGGCCTTACGCGACATTAATCAAAATTATAGTATATTTGGCCAAGCTTATAGaatctgcttattttgagaagtatttttttttgtgagaatatttggctaattaatttaaaaagtacatttgagcagcaattagtatttgaccaatcttttaaaaagtatttctaaatgtatttttcttaaaagtgCTTTTTGAAAAATGCTTCTCGGGATAAGCTacttttttttgtgttattcgAAAACTTCTTCTGCTTCATTTGGATAGTACTACTTGTCACATAAGGGAAATTCTAGAAGTACAAAAGTCTAAAAACAAAAGAGTTAGAAGCTCCCTATCTTTTCTTGGATTCCATTTCCGAGACAACATAGCCCCATCAAAGTCGACCTAATCCTAGTTCTTAACATCCATCTTTATTGTAGTCCTGTTGTCTAATTATATATGAGTAACTAATTTGTGGTTTcatttctttttcaaattggcTTCTATATACTGGAATGTAGGAAATGATTTCTTGATAAGACATAATTTCTCAATAAATTAGttcgaaattatttttatataagaAAACAAGAAAGAAGAGTAAATGATTGTCCCCGAGAATAAGTGCAATTAAAGTGTTTATGGACTGTGTGGTATATATGAAATTAATCCATTTTCTGAGGAAACTAGCTATTTCTTTTGTTGGGATACTATGAGCTTATTTTGGCACTAATGAAGGATGAGGGATATGAACTGAATATTTTGTATTAATCCTAGTATAACTTGTCTTCAACTCTAACGACTTCTAAGTAGAcgataacaataataatatagcCAGTGTATTGCCTCAAGTGGCATCTGGGGGAGGTTAGTATATACGCACACATTACCCCTATCTTGTAAAAATAGAAAGGTTGTTTCCGGTCGACTCTCGGCTCAATGAAAGCAAAATCGTGTGACAAAGAACTACGGAAAGAGAAACAGTAACAATAGCttgaaaaataatataattaaaacaAAAGAAATATCATATAATAATAGCGATCTAAAAACAGGAAACTAGAAGTAGATAGAGGAGGAAACTTGATGTATCCAattttgttcatatactttacaTTTTTAACAAGGTACCATTGACACTTTTACAACTCAAACTTAGGTCTATTAATTTGACTATTTGAGTTTATCAATTTAATTCTTATTTCTGAGTGGCTTGTAtctcccccacccccacccccacccccaccccaccccaacaCCAACCCAAGGCCCCCTCTCTATTGTCacaatttcttcttcaattaaTGCTGTTTAAATCTTGCCTCCATGTGATAAAAAAGTGAGTTGATGTGTATGAAGAGAACTTTCCTTTGCCTTTCCCTATGGAATTAATTTTTCTGTCAACAACACCGACGGAACATGAAACTGTTTATGGGTTCCACTTCTCTGGCCCAACTTACGTGGTGAACGataataatactccctccgttccggTGAATCTATTATCTTTTTGATTCATTCTAAAAAGAAACAACTCTTTCTAAATTTGGAgacaattttgcttaaacttacaattctaagTTTAACCACAcaaatgagaagcttttataatcacacaaatactctgggtcctttttgacttgtttaggaccacaaattccaaaagtttttattttttcttaaactccgtgcccaatcaaataggttcacataaattggaatggaAGGAATATTTGGACTTAGTTTCTCACACTTAAAATATACAGcaataaaaggaagaaaaaaaaaacttaaaacagGAGGGATTATATACAGCAATACAATCCAAATCATCCTCATCTTTTACACTAtcaatttatataatttaaatttaagTTATATTTAAATGTGAACTAGTCCTAGACACCACAAACACAATACTTATGGGTACCAAATGAACAAGAAATATTCTCTTTAAAATGACGGAAACTAGGATAATAACATTGAGTGCCTAGATAATTTTAGCCAAACCGTTCCATGTGATGCTTTTATAAAAAGACAGTTTTGTAAAATCAGCAATTCCATACATAGAATTAAAAGTTAGTTCAATGAATATGTTACGTAAACTACGCTGTGACCACCCATGCACATGCACGTTGTGCATCCCAGTGTATAGTGATGATAATATACCTATAGCTAAGGTTCAGTCTTCTCTCAATAAATGCTCGAAATTTGAAGCTAACAAATAAGAAAACATACAAAAAATAAGATATTGGTGACATTAGTTTCGTTTGTTTTGATAATCTTCCATGTAATTCCTATGATCTAACGTTGGATTCTAAAATGGATTTTTTTTAAGGAAATGAAGTGATCTTGGTGAAGGCATCATTGGAGCAACAGTAAAGTTATCACAGTGTGACCTAGAGATCATGAATTTGAGCTGTAAAATCAATCACAGATACTTGCATCGGAATAGACTACCTACATTATACCCTTTAGGATGCAGTCCTTTTTTGGACCCTGCGTGAAAGCGAGATGCTTCGAGTAACAAGTTGCAGTATTTAACGTATAAAGTGACCATGGTGGAATCAGTATTTGAAGAGGAACTTATCACCAAATTAATTAAGAATTATAAATCTGAAATACAAAGGTGAGATTGAATTTATCATAATGACACGCGGTATAATACCACGGAAATAAAGCAACACCTAGTACTACAAATAACAAACTTAAGGACTAAATTTCAACAAATACAAAATTTGAAGGACTAAACTGAAACAATTAAAACTTCTGGGCGTCCGGCTATGCAAGCTAAGAATTTAACTACTTTAACCAAATAACGGCTAAGAATAGCTATGAAAATGTAAATGGATAACTTTAGAATGCTTAtacaagtgtgctaaactacatATTAGATAGATTATAAATTTATAACACACTCTGTCTGCTAACAAAGATTGTGATAGAGTGTTAAGTACTCTTAATCTTTAACTAGACGTCTCGGGTTCGAGCCCTTAGTATGAAATCGTCTTAGTTAGAGAGCGTTttatccaccgatgtgggacttctCCGGatttaggcctcatttgtttgcacttaatagaagtctgaatcttaattattcagatctcagacattaagtgtgtttgttttcaaagtctaaatcttaattattcagatcttaatcgttaagtattttttttatttacttcacaaccacttaatgggtctgaataggtctgtatcattaagatctataacagagacttaatttcattaagatgctatcatccatattcattattaactaccgccaccgcctaccattatcaactaccatcatgccacccaccaccaccatcatcctcaatcatagccGCCACAATTGTAGAATACCACCACCCACCATCCCCACCATCATCATTAACGACAACCAACACCcatccacctcaactaccacaactaaccaccccatcaccatcaacaaTCATAGTTGGTAATGCAcatcattataaactaccaccaccatcttcctcaatcacaactaccaccaccacccGCCATTATTAAATATCATCACTCACCACCACCCAtcaccaccatcctcaatcataaCAGCTACCActaccaatcaccactagctactaccctAAACTACCACCAACCATCGCTTTTAATCGGCATTCACAAGCACTAccgttagccatcaccaccagcaactatcatattttaaaaagctatatattttagtgatgtaatattagattaattagtattttatttgaattttatgtttattaattttcaaataaacgtaaattttatacattcagatgttaaaaatcaaacagtcttaatcatttagtattcagatcttaatacacatcttgatattcagatgTATACTCAGATTCGGATctcttaatcttaatacacattttGATATTCAGACGTGTATTCAGATTCAaacgtcttaatcttaaaaaaaataaatgaggcCTTAGTCGAGCTCCGGTGTAGATACCGGATACTGGgtgagaaaccaaaaaaaaatacaCATATAAATCAACTCATTTTATTCTGTATCTTCTCATCTTTTCTGATTTTCTGCCTTTCCTTTTATAATGATTATTCCtgtttttttcaaaataaaaaagaatttatGTAGTATATTTTTGTGGGGGGTTTtttgttttggggggggggggggggggtaagtaTTGGGAGTTGGGATTGGACACAGATAAAGAATAGCAGAGAAGCTTCGCAATTAAGAACACTGCTTCAAAAAATGGATGGAGGTTAGTTTTATATTAACCGAATAACGGCTCCCCAGGAAAATTATTAAATGAAATTTAAAATAGAAACAGAACAAAATTAACCTTAGTGACAAAAAGAACCTTTTATCTTGTCTGAACTAAACCCAAGATCTAAccattaataaaataatagttaattattaaaattaactCTCTCAGCTCTCAACTGTAAATTATTTTGTCGGTGACAAACGGTCATGCACTTTATatctaattttaaaaaataaaatatggaaAAAGAAAGCAACAGAAGAATgttaataattgaattaattaattaaaagtagATAATGACTTTTCAGATTCTTTCTGTGAAGTTACTATTTGACTAATTGTGGAAGACAGAGCATTAAGTTAAATCTATCTAAGTGAAATTACTTATCTATCTTATGAGTTACTCCTCCTatttactttaattgattttttattattttcacaAATATTAAAGAATCCAATTTTTagtattattaataataaaattgaccatattaactttaatttgttcatagaaaatacaacaaatactcctagactctttactccaaggttaattttgaaaaaaagaagaagttaattcatttttgatatttgaaaaaatcaaatattatgaaCCATAAAATAAAGTCAAAAAATCCATTAAAATGGACCTGAGAGAATATTTTGCTTTATTAATTATGTAACTGAAATTTGATGAGTTAGTTAGCTTCATATTTTTAGTAAATCTTACttgcttaattttttatttttgttaagagGGAAATTCGCAGCCGCTACACTTGATGTGCATTGGATAAACCTCTCATGTGTAATATGCTAGTTTAGTAAATCTTAATTATGCTAGTTTTTTGTTGTGTTAGTTATGAAAATATCCTCAATATAGGAATTACTTCCCCTCTATATGAGAAATTTGTATAATCTTTAACAAATTACTACCGTAAAAGtgagtgaaatatttttttttggtaattgtGATTGAAATATTTAGATTACCAAATCGGTATGTTTTTCTAAAATAAGTAACTTTCATCAAATACTGCAATAACCGTTACTATTCCGTTTTAACCAATGTAACAAAGctatttttatttcttaaaacTACTATACTAAgcgaaatacaaaaaaaaaaaaaaaaaatatttcagttgTCTAATGTTGAATAAGAGTAAGTCAAGGATCAGTGTTCTCATTTCTCATAAATTCCCCCATGTGTGTCTCACATGATTTTGAAATTCTTCTACACATCTGACTCAAATTTTAGCTGGCATTTCACCCCTTACATAAATGCAAGGATCAAttcttaaatttttaaaaattgaggACAATTCATTAGCTTATTCCACCCTTATTTTCTTGTTTCTAGTATTCGGTATCCTTATTGAGGCTCGACTAAATTTGTATTTGCGCCGGAAAATTTCACAATCAGGGTGAAACGCTCCGAAACCAAAAGCGACTTTATACCCAAAACTCTGGTTAAGAATGAAGGAATACTTATCATTCCAGCATAACACTTATCGATTTATTAGCTCCTTCAGTAGAAAGCAACTCTTACTCATTCAtttgatatatttttaaaattatatataatattttgagTGTCAAGTTATTATTATTGCTTGAGTATGACCTAATTATTCACTTTTGAGAGTCAAATAAAGTCTTTTCTTAACCACAAAACCTTAAGTTTCCTTGTTTATTAGACTCCATAAATTTTGATTTGTCCTATTTCATTATACCAAATTAATGTGACAACTTGTAAATATATCTATCTTCAGttttattaaattttccaaaaatgaGTATTCATTGTGCGACCAAACATCaattacttaaaattttactttaaaaataTGCTTTTTAGATCTTTCGTCATAGATAAACTTAGTTTGATCATTCAAAAtgggaaagaaagaaaaaaacaaaagcaATTTATTTTACCAGAAGTACTTTTTACTAGAATAAAATATCTAACGAATAGTTTAACCAAATCTTATTCTCTAAAACATAAATTAACTAAAATGTATAATTAATCTAAACCCAACCTTCCTAAACCAATTCAtatactttttaatttttttctttttacattattttaaaaaaaacaaaagcagagTATAGAATACTAGAAAAAGAAAGTGGTCTCCAACCAACTACAACTCAAAATCTCTCTCCCTCTCTTTGGTCCACCACTCTTATTTCTCCCTCtctttcacacacacacacacacatcaatcCTTCTTCTTTCTTCCTTTATAATCATCTCTTCTTCCCCTTCTTCCCTAGGGGCTTGCTAAATCAAAGCACTCCCCATTTCTTCATTTCCCAAAAAAAACAAAACTCCCAATTCTCTCTTCCCATATTTCACAATATCACACAATAACTAGTCGTATTGAATTTTAATCCACTTCAAATTCAATCATCTAGCTCTTATTTCTTGAACTGATATCAACTCTGCATATATCAAAAGCTTAGTGTGAAATTATCGATCAATGGCGTCGCCGCCTGACACTAGCAAAACCACAAAGCTAGAGCGGTACAATAGCTATATTCGCAAAGTTAATAGTACAAAACTCATAGCTGCATCCTCTAAACTTCTATTTCGTATCACTTTACTAGTGGCGCTActacttattttcttttttactaTAAACTACCCTCCATTAGCTTCAGATAACACTAATTCACACAACAACATTCATACCACCACCCACAACCTCCTCTCCTCCGCCTTCTACGGAGGCGGAGCGTCGTGGGAGAAACAAGTCCGTCGCTCCGCCACTCCTAGCCGCCCCAACGGCTTCTCCGTCCTCGTCACCGGCGCTGCTGGCTTCGTTGGGTCCCACTCTTCCTTAGCATTAAAGAAACGTGGCGACGGTGTTCTTGGCCTTGACAACTTCAATTCCTACTACGATCCTTCTTTAAAACGTGCTCGCCAAAATCTcctatcaaaacaccaaatattTATCGTCGAAGGTGACATAAACGACGTCGAACTTCTCAATAAACTCTTCGACATTGTTCCCTTTACTCATATCCTTCATTTAGCTGCACAAGCTGGCGTTCGCTACGCAATGCAAAATCCTCTCTCTTATGTCAAATCAAATATAGCTGGATTTGTTAACTTATTAGAAGTCGCCAAGTCAGCTAACCCTCAACCCGCAATCGTTTGGGCATCGTCCAGTTCGGTTTACGGGTTAAATACCAAAGTACCATTTTCAGAAGAGCACAAAACGGATCAACCCGCAAGTTTATATGCAGCAACAAAAAAAGCAGGTGAAGAAATTGCACATACATATAACCATATTTACGGTCTTTCTTTAACCGGGTTAAGATTTTTTACTGTTTATGGTCCATGGGGTAGACCCGATATGGCTTATTTTTTCTTTACTAAGGATATGATACAAGGTAAATCAATTAATGTTTACGTAACACAAGATGATAAGGAGGTGGCGCGTGATTTCACGTACATTGATGATATAGTAAAAGGGTGTGTTGGAGCGCTGGATACGGCGGAGAAGAGCACCGGCAGCGGCGGAAAGAAAAAAGGTCCGGCGCAGTTGAGGGTTTATAATTTGGGTAATACTTCGCCTGTGTCGGTGAGGAAATTAGTGTCTATTCTTGAAAATTTGTTGAGTGTTAAGGCTAAAAAGAATGTGGTCAAAATGCCACGAAACGGTGACGTTCCGTTTACTCATGCTAACGTGAGCCTTGCGTTAAGGGATTTTGGTTATAAGCCTACCACTGATTTGTCTATTGGGTTGAGGAAATTTGTTAAGTGGTATGTGagttattatggaattcaatcAAGGGTAAAAAAGGAAAATGACCGTTCTGATGATTAAGGCACAACAAAGAAGAAACAAGTGTCTTTAATCATTACAAGGAGAAGAGGAGAATGTGAAAGACTATTTTACCCCTTCttacaatatttttccatattgTTTTCTATTGATGTATTTGGATTAAATTATGTTACTTACTTGTTTATTTTTAGTATAGGAATAGAATtctatatttataaaaaaaaataagaaaatcagAGAAAGGTGGAAAGGCAAGTGTAGATCTTTGAAAGTGGGGTTGTAATAATGTATTTTAAGGCCTCGTTGGATGTAGGATatattatgaaaaaaaaaaaagaatgggAAAAAAAAAGAATGGTTTctgtacaaaaaaaaaattggtgCAGACCAACCTCTCTTTATATTCAATCAAAACTTGTAATATGTGGGAACAGCAATGATTATTACATTAAGTTTCTCCTTTATATTCTTGGGTAAGTTGTGGTGTTTTTTTGTACTTTGATTAATCGGATTCGTGGAGCTTAAAATCcactaaaaaggaaaaaaaatattgtcAAGGAAAATTTTATTCTCATTGCTCAAACTTGAAATCTCCTCTAAtgggaagagggaaaaaaaaGATTGGCAGAAAAATTTTATTCTcgttgctcgaacttgaaatctCTTGCTAATGGGAAGAGTTGCATTCATCTCACCACAATCTTGATGGATTGCTATTATTATTGTTAATATGAAgatagaaaataataataattacgtctcaatcccaaacaagttgCGTTTCGCGATATGAAtatgcatttattttatttagctTGACTAACACTATTATAAATactaaaataattatatatatatatatatatatatatatatatatatatatatatatatatatatatatatatatttttttttttttttttttgaaaacgtGTGAGCCCATTGAATACAACTTCTCTTAAACATTGGCATTGGACTATTGGAGCTTGTGGAAACGTGGCTAATATGACAGGTCATTTATGGAACCTTTAAAATActcttatatatttatttcatagaGAATATATTATTAACTgataaaattttataaatttcatatttcattagttatattataaatattactcaaagtaacaatatagaacaaggaaaaacaagctaagagatatagagaggaagatagattcttatttcttcttcaattgtgtgtatttttctatctattacaaggcctttatataggcatgaaaagtgaagaaaaatatgtcattgaatatatcattaagcatttgaaaagatcatggaggaagagtagacatccactataatttaatttttcttataacactccccattGGATGTcgatagataatgtgcctcgttaaaaccttattagaaaaaaaccctatgggaaaataAAATCtcgtgaaggaaaaagagtacacatgtttcgaaatacgccttttgattgcctcgttaaaaaccttgcaagaaaaatccagtgggacaaaaacttgtaagggaaaaagagtacaacgcgtattaactctcCCTGAGCATCAATttacatccttgagccttcgcatcccaatcttgaaTACTAGTTTCTtaaaggttgacgtcggtagagatttggtgaacaaatcagccatattatcacttgaacggatctgttgcacattgatatcgtCATTCTTTTAAAGattatgtgtgaaaaataactttggtgaaatgtgttttgtcctatccccttttatgaatcctcccttcaattgggctatgcatgctgcattgtcttcatacaaaattatgggtaatttgtcacacttcaaaccacatttgtctcgaataagatgtattatagacctcaatcaTATACATTATAGACTtatttcatgaatagcaattatctcagcatgactagatgaagtagccacgattgattgcttagtctatcgccaagatatggcagtgcctccatatataaacacatagcctgtttaaGATCGAGCCTTGTATGGGTAAGATAAATACCcaacatcggcataaccaacaagatcgggactacaatcattgccataaaataatcccatatcggcagtcccttttagataccgtaaTATGTATTTGATtctattccaatgtctccttgtaggagcagagctatatcttgctaagatattaactgaaaaagttatgttaggccttgtagtgttagcaagatacattagtgcaccaattgcactaagatatggtacttc
Protein-coding sequences here:
- the LOC104102243 gene encoding UDP-glucuronate 4-epimerase 6-like, translated to MASPPDTSKTTKLERYNSYIRKVNSTKLIAASSKLLFRITLLVALLLIFFFTINYPPLASDNTNSHNNIHTTTHNLLSSAFYGGGASWEKQVRRSATPSRPNGFSVLVTGAAGFVGSHSSLALKKRGDGVLGLDNFNSYYDPSLKRARQNLLSKHQIFIVEGDINDVELLNKLFDIVPFTHILHLAAQAGVRYAMQNPLSYVKSNIAGFVNLLEVAKSANPQPAIVWASSSSVYGLNTKVPFSEEHKTDQPASLYAATKKAGEEIAHTYNHIYGLSLTGLRFFTVYGPWGRPDMAYFFFTKDMIQGKSINVYVTQDDKEVARDFTYIDDIVKGCVGALDTAEKSTGSGGKKKGPAQLRVYNLGNTSPVSVRKLVSILENLLSVKAKKNVVKMPRNGDVPFTHANVSLALRDFGYKPTTDLSIGLRKFVKWYVSYYGIQSRVKKENDRSDD